A genomic segment from Paenibacillus sp. FSL K6-1096 encodes:
- a CDS encoding aspartate kinase → MSLYVMKFGGSSVGDIERMKRVAGRIAAKQDEGHRCVVVVSAMGDTTDDLIDQAKELNGQPPAREMDMLMTTGEQISVALLSIALHGIGRNAVSYTGWQAGFRTDETHGRARISEIVPRRVLESLERDQIVIVAGFQGMTLDGEITTLGRGGSDTTAVALAAAIKADVCEIYTDVDGIYSTDPRIVKTARKLKEISYDEMLELANLGAAVLHPRAVEYAKRYQVKLVVRSSFNHNEGTVVKEEASMEQGVVVSGIAYDKNVARISILGVPDVPGVLAQVFGKLAEEGVDVDIIVQSGVQNEKADFSFTVGLGDLQKATQVIEGMRSELPYREVTSEDNLVKVSIVGAGMVSHPGVAAQMFEVISNQGVSIKMVSTSEIKVSCVIEAGNLQQIIQALHTAYNLDTQEQAFVGGPQDRR, encoded by the coding sequence TTGTCACTTTATGTCATGAAATTCGGGGGCAGCTCCGTTGGCGACATTGAACGCATGAAGCGTGTCGCGGGGCGTATCGCGGCCAAGCAGGATGAAGGCCACCGCTGCGTTGTCGTGGTGTCGGCGATGGGCGATACTACAGATGACCTGATCGATCAGGCGAAAGAGCTGAACGGGCAGCCTCCGGCACGCGAGATGGATATGCTGATGACTACGGGGGAACAGATCTCTGTAGCCCTGCTGTCCATCGCTCTGCACGGGATCGGCCGCAATGCCGTCTCCTATACCGGCTGGCAGGCCGGATTCCGTACCGATGAGACCCATGGCCGCGCACGGATCAGTGAGATTGTGCCGCGCCGTGTTCTGGAGTCGCTGGAGCGCGACCAGATTGTCATTGTCGCCGGATTCCAGGGAATGACGCTGGACGGCGAGATCACCACGCTGGGCCGCGGAGGCTCGGATACAACAGCCGTTGCGCTGGCTGCGGCGATCAAGGCGGATGTCTGCGAGATCTACACGGATGTAGACGGAATCTACTCTACCGATCCGCGTATCGTAAAGACCGCCCGCAAGCTGAAGGAAATCTCGTATGACGAGATGCTGGAGCTGGCGAACCTCGGGGCAGCGGTGCTGCATCCGCGTGCGGTGGAATATGCGAAGCGATATCAAGTGAAGCTGGTCGTAAGATCGAGCTTTAACCATAATGAAGGTACTGTTGTGAAGGAGGAAGCAAGCATGGAGCAGGGTGTAGTGGTTAGCGGAATCGCCTATGACAAGAACGTGGCGCGGATTAGTATTCTGGGGGTTCCCGATGTACCGGGGGTACTCGCCCAGGTCTTCGGCAAGCTGGCGGAAGAGGGCGTAGACGTCGATATTATCGTCCAGAGTGGCGTGCAGAATGAGAAGGCAGACTTCTCGTTCACGGTCGGGCTGGGAGATCTGCAGAAGGCCACACAGGTCATTGAAGGCATGCGCAGCGAGCTGCCGTACCGTGAAGTGACCTCTGAAGATAACCTGGTCAAGGTGTCGATTGTCGGCGCAGGCATGGTCAGCCATCCGGGGGTAGCGGCGCAGATGTTCGAGGTGATCTCGAATCAGGGCGTAAGCATCAAGATGGTCAGCACCTCCGAGATCAAAGTGTCCTGTGTCATCGAAGCCGGCAACCTCCAGCAGATTATTCAGGCGCTGCACACAGCATACAACCTGGATACACAAGAGCAAGCCTTCGTTGGCGGACCGCAGGACCGCCGTTAG
- the efp gene encoding elongation factor P, with amino-acid sequence MISVNDFKTGLTVEVDGDIFTVLDFQHVKPGKGAAFVRSKLKNLRNGNTVERTFRAGETIGRAIIENRGVQYLYASGSDHVFMDNETYDQFELSAKQLEWELNFLKENMTVNIVSYQGEILGINLPTSVELKVTETEPGVKGNTAQGATKSATLETGHTVQVPLFINEGDMLLIDTREGKYISRA; translated from the coding sequence GTGATTTCAGTTAATGATTTCAAGACAGGCTTGACCGTAGAAGTAGATGGGGACATCTTCACCGTCCTCGATTTCCAGCACGTGAAACCGGGTAAAGGCGCGGCGTTCGTCCGCTCCAAGCTGAAGAACCTGCGCAACGGCAACACTGTAGAGCGCACCTTCCGCGCCGGTGAAACAATTGGCCGTGCGATCATCGAGAACCGCGGGGTACAGTACCTCTACGCCAGCGGCTCGGACCATGTGTTCATGGATAACGAGACTTACGACCAGTTCGAATTGTCGGCCAAGCAGCTCGAATGGGAGCTGAACTTCCTTAAGGAGAACATGACCGTGAACATTGTCAGCTACCAGGGCGAAATTCTCGGGATCAACCTGCCTACCAGCGTAGAGCTGAAGGTTACTGAAACTGAGCCGGGCGTGAAGGGCAACACCGCTCAAGGCGCAACCAAATCCGCTACCCTGGAGACCGGCCACACCGTACAGGTTCCGCTGTTCATCAATGAAGGCGACATGCTCCTGATCGATACCCGCGAAGGAAAGTATATTTCCCGCGCTTAG
- a CDS encoding Xaa-Pro peptidase family protein gives MGNKRVSRLRKVLQDLGLDAMLITSGYNRRYLSGFTGSSGVVLVTGDDSYLLTDFRYMTQASEQVKGLKVVQHDTKFIDTVRGLLPQGGQVRVGFEQDDVSFSAYTAYAEALQPAVLVPLSKTVENLRMFKDEEELVIMQRAADLADATFSHILNVIKPGMTERDVDLEMEFYMRTHGATSSSFDTIVASGERSAMPHGVASSKVIGNNEFVTFDFGALLDGYCSDVTRTIALGTPDPKLKEIYDVVLEAQLHALAHIKPGMTGRECDALARDIITRYGYGEYFGHSTGHGLGMEVHEWPRLSKLADEVLQPGMVVTVEPGIYLSGLGGVRIEDDIVITESGIQLLTHSSKDYTVL, from the coding sequence ATGGGCAACAAGCGCGTCTCCAGGCTGCGCAAGGTTCTGCAGGACCTGGGACTGGATGCGATGTTAATTACCAGCGGTTATAACCGCCGTTATCTGAGCGGATTCACCGGCTCCTCCGGGGTTGTGCTGGTTACCGGTGATGACAGCTATCTGCTGACTGACTTCAGGTATATGACACAGGCCTCGGAACAGGTTAAAGGCCTGAAGGTAGTGCAGCATGACACGAAATTCATCGACACCGTGCGCGGGCTGCTGCCGCAGGGCGGACAAGTCCGGGTCGGCTTCGAGCAGGATGATGTCAGCTTCAGCGCTTACACCGCCTATGCGGAGGCGCTTCAGCCTGCAGTTCTGGTGCCGCTGTCGAAGACGGTCGAGAACCTGCGTATGTTCAAGGATGAGGAAGAGCTGGTGATTATGCAGCGGGCAGCCGATCTGGCTGACGCCACGTTCAGTCATATCCTGAATGTAATCAAGCCGGGCATGACTGAACGTGATGTCGATCTGGAGATGGAATTCTACATGCGGACGCACGGGGCGACCTCGTCTTCGTTCGATACGATTGTGGCTTCCGGCGAACGCTCCGCTATGCCGCATGGGGTAGCCAGCAGCAAAGTGATCGGGAATAACGAATTCGTTACGTTCGATTTCGGCGCGCTGCTGGACGGCTACTGCTCCGATGTCACACGCACCATTGCGCTGGGAACACCGGACCCCAAGCTGAAGGAAATCTACGATGTGGTGCTGGAAGCGCAGCTTCATGCTCTGGCCCATATTAAGCCCGGTATGACCGGACGCGAATGTGATGCGCTGGCCCGCGATATCATTACCCGTTACGGCTATGGGGAATACTTCGGCCACAGTACCGGCCACGGGCTGGGTATGGAGGTTCATGAATGGCCGCGCCTGTCCAAGCTGGCTGACGAAGTGCTGCAGCCCGGCATGGTCGTTACCGTAGAGCCGGGGATCTATCTCTCAGGCCTGGGCGGCGTGCGGATTGAAGATGATATTGTCATCACCGAGAGCGGCATTCAGCTGCTGACACATTCATCGAAGGATTATACGGTGCTGTAA
- a CDS encoding YqhR family membrane protein: MPSRTKQTSVHTNPFYFSVELGFFAGLIWGGARWLMYVLHFTKVLPGFLAEPFFKHDFLMTPAGHLLGYLFFIAFSVLVSMIYVFILRRLNGPWPGMIYGVLWWSALFLAGSRLFLLQPPFKLPWDTVISEFCLFLLWGLFIGYTAAIEYTDERKREQQTKLA; encoded by the coding sequence ATGCCATCTAGAACCAAGCAAACGTCCGTCCATACGAATCCGTTTTATTTTTCTGTCGAGCTGGGCTTTTTCGCCGGCCTGATCTGGGGTGGTGCCCGCTGGCTCATGTATGTCCTGCATTTCACGAAGGTGCTTCCGGGCTTCCTGGCGGAGCCCTTCTTCAAGCATGATTTCCTGATGACGCCAGCCGGGCATCTGCTCGGATATCTATTCTTCATAGCGTTCTCCGTGCTGGTCTCCATGATCTACGTGTTCATTCTCCGCAGGCTGAACGGGCCCTGGCCGGGGATGATCTACGGGGTACTCTGGTGGTCTGCCCTGTTCCTGGCCGGTTCCCGCCTGTTCCTGCTGCAGCCGCCGTTCAAGCTGCCCTGGGACACGGTGATCAGTGAATTCTGTCTGTTCCTTCTATGGGGGTTATTCATCGGATATACCGCAGCCATTGAGTATACAGATGAGCGGAAGCGGGAGCAGCAGACAAAGCTGGCCTAA
- a CDS encoding DUF1385 domain-containing protein, whose product MSQETPSYGGQAVIEGVMFGGKHINVTAVRRKNQEITFLEVPKSDKRWVVKLRRIPLLRGIVSIIDSSAKGSKHLNYSAESYAEDETEPKELAKQQAEGKDKKKDEGWSLGMIFGVAVMGILSFLFGKLIFTLVPVFVEDFLFKNVFDNYILHNLVEGGIKLILLLIYLWGISQTPVIKRLFQYHGAEHKVISAFEAGEELTVENVQKYSRLHYRCGSSFMMLTIILGVIIYSVVPWDSLMERVLQRIVLLPVVIGISFEVLKGTNAVRDVPGLKYLGYPGLWLQLLTTKEPKDDMVEVSIASFNRMRELDAAIEARGYSEASVSGGILDPAKG is encoded by the coding sequence TTGTCCCAGGAAACTCCCAGTTACGGCGGCCAAGCCGTCATTGAAGGCGTCATGTTCGGCGGCAAGCATATCAACGTAACAGCCGTAAGACGGAAGAATCAGGAGATTACATTTTTGGAGGTGCCGAAGAGCGATAAGCGCTGGGTCGTTAAGCTGCGCAGGATTCCGCTGCTTCGCGGCATTGTCAGTATTATAGATTCCAGCGCCAAAGGCTCGAAGCACCTGAATTACTCAGCGGAATCCTACGCTGAGGACGAGACGGAGCCAAAAGAACTGGCGAAGCAGCAGGCAGAGGGCAAGGATAAGAAGAAGGACGAGGGCTGGAGTCTTGGCATGATTTTCGGCGTCGCCGTCATGGGGATTCTCTCCTTCCTGTTCGGCAAGCTGATTTTCACCCTGGTGCCTGTGTTCGTCGAAGATTTTTTATTCAAGAACGTATTTGACAACTACATTCTGCACAACCTGGTGGAAGGCGGCATTAAGCTGATTCTCCTGCTGATCTATCTCTGGGGGATCTCACAGACCCCGGTGATCAAGCGCCTCTTCCAGTATCACGGTGCAGAGCATAAGGTCATCAGCGCATTTGAAGCCGGTGAAGAGCTGACCGTAGAGAATGTTCAGAAGTACAGCCGTCTGCATTACCGCTGCGGAAGCAGCTTCATGATGCTGACCATTATCCTCGGTGTCATTATCTACTCTGTCGTTCCCTGGGATAGCCTGATGGAACGGGTGCTGCAACGGATCGTCCTGCTGCCGGTGGTGATCGGAATTTCGTTCGAGGTTCTGAAGGGCACCAACGCCGTAAGAGATGTTCCCGGCCTTAAGTATCTCGGGTATCCGGGACTGTGGCTGCAGCTGTTGACCACCAAGGAGCCCAAGGACGATATGGTAGAGGTATCGATCGCTTCATTTAACCGGATGCGGGAGCTGGACGCCGCAATCGAAGCCAGAGGATATTCGGAGGCAAGTGTGTCAGGCGGCATATTGGATCCTGCGAAAGGATGA
- a CDS encoding patatin-like phospholipase family protein — MEINAVFEGGGVKGIALAGAVEATQRAGRTFGKVAGTSSGSIIASLLAAGYSGEALSRIIRQTPFTAFLKRGALFNTAYIGPALRVLLKKGLYSGEALESWIRGLLREKGVVTFRDLPKGKLRVIASDISSGRIVVLPDDLPLYGIDPDSFEVARAVRMSCSIPYFFDPVILRVAGEAARGKPFAGQWVYMVDGGVLSNFPLWLFDEQPEGFKSPERRTPTVGYQLIGKTAPHPHNITGPFSMLEALIETMLSAHDERYIETDKFVRTVKIPTLGISTTQFRISKEQTEALYQAGLAAGEDFFTNWRPGLPAKLWKQPAPPAAPVPGR; from the coding sequence ATGGAGATTAACGCGGTATTTGAAGGCGGAGGGGTCAAAGGCATTGCGCTTGCGGGCGCGGTAGAGGCCACCCAGCGGGCGGGCCGGACCTTCGGCAAGGTAGCAGGCACCTCCTCAGGCTCGATCATCGCCTCGCTGCTGGCAGCGGGCTACAGCGGGGAGGCCCTGAGCCGGATCATCCGGCAGACCCCGTTCACCGCTTTCCTGAAGCGCGGGGCGCTATTCAATACAGCGTACATCGGCCCGGCCTTGCGGGTGCTGCTCAAGAAGGGGCTGTATTCGGGCGAGGCGCTGGAATCCTGGATACGCGGCCTGCTGCGCGAGAAGGGGGTGGTTACGTTCCGTGATCTGCCGAAGGGTAAGCTGAGAGTTATCGCTTCGGATATTTCCAGCGGGCGGATTGTGGTCCTGCCTGATGATCTGCCGTTATACGGGATAGACCCGGACAGCTTTGAAGTGGCCAGGGCGGTGCGCATGAGCTGCAGCATCCCTTATTTCTTCGATCCGGTAATTCTGCGGGTGGCGGGGGAGGCGGCGCGGGGAAAGCCTTTTGCCGGTCAATGGGTCTATATGGTGGATGGCGGGGTGCTGAGCAATTTCCCGCTTTGGCTGTTCGATGAGCAGCCGGAGGGCTTCAAGTCGCCTGAGCGCAGGACGCCGACCGTGGGCTACCAGCTCATCGGGAAGACTGCGCCTCATCCGCATAACATCACCGGGCCGTTCAGTATGCTGGAGGCGCTCATCGAGACCATGCTGTCCGCCCATGACGAACGGTATATCGAGACCGATAAGTTCGTCCGTACCGTAAAAATCCCGACGCTGGGAATCTCAACCACCCAGTTCCGTATTTCCAAGGAGCAGACCGAAGCTTTATATCAAGCCGGCCTGGCAGCCGGGGAAGACTTCTTCACGAATTGGCGGCCCGGCCTTCCGGCGAAGCTGTGGAAGCAGCCTGCTCCTCCGGCGGCTCCTGTTCCCGGCCGCTAA
- a CDS encoding family 10 glycosylhydrolase: protein MNYRKWIMALLVVILCLPVWTPKVKAAAVQITIELDGEALRPDVPPYITRTNVTMVPAGVISQGLGAGVKWDQVSKTATISKGNDVLKLTSGRTSAIVNGASVSLDTSVQITQGRVMVPLRFVSEQLGLQVVWDQAAKHISLYSNIEIGGPSTPEAPSVPTPAPAPTPAVPIPTVPSPTIPTLPGAKNSKAMKGAWVSTVYNLDWPSTSSAGNADKQRKEFDTLLDKLKAAGFNSVFVQVRPSADALYASQLVPWSKVLTGTQGKEPGYDPLAYMVSSAHSRGMQLHAWFNPFRATTDASTSGLAANHVAKLHPEWMVKAENKFYINPGIPEARQHIIDTVMEVVRGYDIDGVHLDDYFYPSNVTFADDAAFKSYNSQGIVSKGDWRRDNINQFIQKLGQEIHAAKPSVSYGVSPFGVWRNKKMDSTGSDTTAGVSAYDDMYADVRTWIQKGWIDYVAPQVYWSLSFNAARYDKLVDWWVKEVAGTNVKLYIGLASYKVGDTKQTAEWQSGEQIINQLKYNEKYDEVAGSILFRANDIVVRNPYGLASLLSFYFNS, encoded by the coding sequence ATGAATTACCGTAAATGGATCATGGCATTACTTGTGGTTATATTGTGTCTTCCGGTGTGGACGCCGAAGGTTAAGGCAGCTGCCGTGCAGATTACGATTGAGTTGGACGGGGAGGCCCTTCGCCCGGATGTACCGCCTTATATTACACGGACGAATGTAACCATGGTTCCGGCCGGAGTGATCAGCCAGGGGCTGGGCGCCGGTGTGAAATGGGATCAGGTTAGCAAGACCGCTACGATCAGCAAAGGAAATGATGTCCTGAAGCTGACCAGCGGACGTACAAGCGCCATCGTGAACGGGGCTTCCGTCTCCCTGGACACCTCAGTGCAGATCACGCAGGGCCGCGTAATGGTTCCGCTGCGGTTCGTAAGCGAGCAGCTTGGGCTGCAGGTAGTGTGGGATCAGGCCGCGAAGCATATCTCCCTGTATTCCAACATCGAGATTGGAGGACCGTCTACACCTGAAGCACCATCGGTCCCTACCCCGGCTCCGGCACCTACACCTGCCGTGCCTATCCCGACGGTGCCGTCGCCGACTATACCGACCCTTCCCGGAGCCAAGAACAGCAAGGCCATGAAGGGAGCCTGGGTATCCACGGTATATAATCTGGACTGGCCCTCCACCTCTTCAGCGGGCAATGCCGACAAGCAGCGCAAGGAGTTCGACACGCTGCTGGACAAGCTGAAGGCCGCCGGATTCAATAGTGTGTTCGTGCAGGTAAGGCCTTCGGCAGATGCGCTCTATGCTTCGCAGCTCGTTCCCTGGTCCAAGGTACTGACCGGAACACAGGGGAAGGAGCCCGGCTATGATCCGCTGGCGTATATGGTCAGCAGCGCCCACAGCCGCGGGATGCAGCTGCACGCCTGGTTCAACCCGTTCCGGGCTACGACCGATGCCTCAACAAGCGGGCTTGCCGCGAACCACGTTGCGAAGCTGCACCCGGAATGGATGGTTAAGGCGGAGAACAAGTTCTACATTAATCCGGGCATCCCGGAAGCTCGGCAGCATATTATCGACACAGTGATGGAAGTGGTCAGAGGGTATGATATCGACGGCGTGCACCTGGATGATTATTTTTATCCGTCCAATGTTACTTTTGCCGATGATGCTGCCTTCAAGTCCTACAACTCCCAAGGCATCGTATCCAAAGGAGATTGGCGGCGGGATAATATAAACCAGTTCATCCAGAAGCTCGGCCAGGAGATTCATGCCGCCAAGCCGTCGGTCTCCTATGGCGTGAGTCCGTTCGGGGTATGGCGCAACAAGAAGATGGACAGCACCGGCTCCGATACGACCGCTGGCGTCTCTGCGTACGATGACATGTATGCCGATGTACGGACATGGATTCAGAAGGGCTGGATCGACTATGTTGCTCCCCAGGTCTACTGGAGCTTATCCTTCAATGCCGCGCGGTACGATAAGCTGGTGGACTGGTGGGTGAAGGAGGTCGCCGGAACCAACGTTAAGCTGTATATCGGTCTGGCCTCCTACAAAGTCGGGGACACCAAGCAGACGGCAGAATGGCAGAGCGGTGAGCAGATTATCAACCAGCTCAAATACAATGAGAAATACGATGAGGTGGCCGGCAGCATCCTGTTCCGGGCGAATGATATCGTTGTCCGCAACCCTTACGGATTGGCCAGCCTGCTGAGCTTTTATTTCAATTCCTGA
- the mntR gene encoding transcriptional regulator MntR produces the protein MPTPSMEDYLERIYKLIDEKGYARVSDIAEGLEVHPSSVTKMIQKLDKDEYLIYEKYRGLVLTSKGKKVGKRLVDRHQLLEEFLGIIGVQQEHIYKDVEGIEHHLSWDSITRIETLVEYFRRDEARLQTLYDIHHEMANDS, from the coding sequence ATGCCAACACCCAGCATGGAGGATTATTTGGAGCGCATATACAAGCTGATCGACGAGAAGGGGTATGCGCGGGTCTCGGATATTGCCGAGGGGCTGGAGGTCCATCCCTCATCTGTGACCAAGATGATCCAAAAACTGGATAAGGACGAATATCTCATCTATGAGAAATATCGTGGGCTTGTCCTAACAAGCAAAGGCAAAAAAGTGGGAAAACGTCTTGTCGACCGCCATCAGCTGCTCGAGGAATTCCTCGGGATAATCGGGGTACAGCAAGAGCATATTTATAAGGATGTTGAAGGCATTGAGCACCATTTGAGCTGGGATTCCATCACCCGGATCGAAACGCTGGTGGAGTATTTCCGCCGGGATGAAGCGCGTCTGCAGACCTTATACGATATTCACCATGAGATGGCCAACGATTCGTAA
- the splB gene encoding spore photoproduct lyase — MSLLTPERPPAARPRKPTGLFIPELVYFEPDALNYPKGERIMEWVKSRNIPYRMTTSHNRITNLPGESELEQYKIAKRTLVVGLRKTLTFDQSKPSADYAIPIATGCMGHCHYCYLQTTLGAKPYIRVYVNTGDIIDAAKKYIVERSPEITTFEAACTSDPLGLEHITGSLAELIEFVAEEPLGRLRFVTKYQHVEPLLHLKHNGHTRIRFSVNADYVIKNFEPATARFEERIEAAGQIARAGYPLGFIIAPIIWHDGWEEGYAELLAKLKDALPPEVGKGLTFEMIQHRFTKTAKAVIEKRYPKSKLEMDMEKRKKKWGKWGQNKYVYPDEQQTALREFITERIFEHFPEAAIDYFT, encoded by the coding sequence ATGTCCTTACTAACGCCTGAACGCCCTCCTGCGGCCAGACCGCGCAAGCCGACCGGACTGTTCATCCCGGAGCTGGTTTACTTTGAACCGGATGCCCTTAACTATCCCAAAGGCGAGCGGATTATGGAATGGGTCAAGTCCCGCAACATCCCTTACCGCATGACCACCTCGCATAACCGGATCACGAATCTGCCCGGCGAGTCAGAGCTGGAGCAGTACAAAATCGCCAAAAGAACCCTCGTCGTCGGCCTGCGCAAAACGCTCACTTTTGACCAGTCCAAGCCGTCGGCAGATTATGCGATTCCGATTGCGACCGGCTGCATGGGCCACTGTCATTATTGTTACCTGCAGACCACGCTGGGAGCCAAGCCCTACATCCGCGTCTATGTCAATACAGGGGATATCATCGATGCCGCCAAAAAATATATCGTGGAGCGTTCCCCGGAAATTACCACCTTTGAAGCCGCCTGTACCTCTGATCCGCTGGGGCTGGAGCATATTACCGGCTCCCTGGCCGAGCTGATTGAATTCGTGGCCGAAGAACCGCTCGGGCGGCTGCGCTTCGTGACCAAGTACCAGCATGTCGAGCCTCTGCTTCATTTGAAGCATAATGGCCATACCCGCATCCGCTTCAGTGTGAATGCCGATTATGTTATCAAAAACTTTGAGCCGGCCACCGCCCGGTTCGAGGAACGGATTGAGGCTGCCGGACAGATCGCCCGGGCCGGTTACCCGCTGGGCTTCATCATTGCCCCGATTATCTGGCATGACGGCTGGGAGGAGGGCTATGCCGAGCTGCTGGCCAAGCTTAAGGATGCACTCCCGCCAGAAGTCGGCAAGGGCCTGACCTTCGAAATGATCCAGCACCGGTTCACCAAGACGGCCAAGGCTGTCATCGAGAAGCGTTATCCGAAGTCGAAGCTGGAGATGGACATGGAGAAGCGCAAGAAGAAATGGGGCAAATGGGGCCAGAACAAATATGTCTACCCGGATGAACAGCAAACCGCCCTGCGCGAATTCATCACAGAGCGGATTTTTGAGCATTTTCCCGAGGCGGCGATTGATTATTTCACTTAA
- a CDS encoding cytochrome c biogenesis protein CcdA encodes MSNLNAGIAFAAGVASFISPCCLPLYPSYLSYITGLSVQELKSGSNSKEVRLRTLSHTLAFILGFSAVFYTLGFGAGLFGEFFNGQRDLIRQLSAILIIVMGLFLLGLFQPQFLLRERKLNLKWKPAGYLGSFIFGIGFSAGWSPCIGPILTAIIALSASDPGTWFTMITAYSIGFALPFFGLAFFLSGARKILKYSNLLMKLGGGLMVFMGILLFTDQMFRITIWLQDMTPSWLIF; translated from the coding sequence GTGTCCAATCTGAATGCAGGAATCGCTTTTGCCGCCGGAGTGGCTTCGTTCATTTCGCCGTGTTGTCTGCCGCTGTATCCTTCCTATCTGTCTTATATCACCGGATTATCGGTGCAGGAGCTGAAGAGCGGCAGCAACAGCAAAGAGGTCCGTCTCCGGACCCTCTCGCATACGCTGGCGTTCATCCTGGGCTTCTCGGCCGTGTTCTACACCTTAGGCTTCGGAGCCGGACTGTTCGGCGAATTCTTCAACGGCCAGCGCGACCTGATCCGCCAATTGTCGGCTATTCTGATTATCGTGATGGGCCTGTTCCTGCTGGGCCTGTTCCAGCCGCAGTTCCTGCTCCGGGAACGTAAATTGAACTTGAAATGGAAGCCGGCGGGCTACCTCGGCTCCTTCATCTTCGGCATCGGGTTCTCGGCAGGCTGGTCGCCGTGCATCGGCCCGATTCTGACGGCGATTATTGCGCTGTCCGCCAGCGACCCGGGAACATGGTTCACGATGATTACAGCGTACAGCATCGGCTTTGCGCTGCCGTTCTTCGGCCTGGCCTTTTTCCTCTCCGGTGCAAGGAAGATTCTGAAATACTCCAATCTGCTCATGAAGCTGGGCGGAGGATTGATGGTATTTATGGGAATCCTGCTGTTCACGGACCAGATGTTCCGGATTACGATTTGGCTGCAGGATATGACGCCGAGCTGGCTGATTTTCTAG
- a CDS encoding metal ABC transporter permease produces MEILFSDFFQRALTGGLMIGITAPLIGVFLVLRRLSMIGDTLAHVTIAGVALGFLTGLYPLGAGLIFAVAASFAIEKLRKAYKTYAELSIAIIMSGGVALASLFFTLGKGYNADVMSYLFGSIYTLNNTDLIVVGIVTIAVVVVVSLFFKEFFLLSFEEDAASVSGLPVKLLNMLITVLTALVISTAIKIVGSLLVSALLTIPVAVSLLLSRSFKSSVILSVIIAEIAVIAGLVIAGVWNLAPGATIVLLLIALLTLTLIGKKGLPT; encoded by the coding sequence TTGGAAATCCTCTTTAGTGACTTTTTTCAGCGGGCGCTGACCGGCGGGCTGATGATTGGCATTACGGCGCCGCTCATCGGCGTTTTTCTCGTGCTGCGGCGCTTGTCGATGATCGGCGATACGCTGGCGCATGTGACCATCGCCGGGGTAGCGCTGGGCTTCCTGACCGGCTTGTATCCGCTGGGCGCGGGGCTGATCTTCGCCGTGGCCGCCTCGTTTGCGATCGAGAAGCTGCGCAAGGCGTACAAAACCTATGCCGAGCTGTCCATCGCCATCATCATGTCGGGCGGGGTGGCGCTGGCTTCCCTGTTCTTCACCCTGGGCAAAGGGTATAATGCAGATGTCATGAGCTATCTGTTCGGCAGCATCTATACCTTGAATAATACGGACCTTATTGTAGTGGGGATTGTAACGATAGCGGTGGTAGTGGTAGTCAGCCTGTTCTTCAAGGAGTTCTTCCTGCTGAGCTTCGAGGAGGATGCTGCCAGTGTCAGCGGACTTCCCGTCAAGCTGCTGAACATGCTGATCACCGTGCTGACGGCGCTCGTAATCAGTACAGCGATCAAGATTGTCGGTTCGCTGCTGGTCTCGGCGCTGCTTACCATTCCCGTAGCGGTCAGCCTGCTGCTGTCGCGCAGCTTCAAATCTTCGGTTATACTGTCAGTAATCATCGCTGAGATTGCCGTCATCGCCGGACTTGTCATTGCCGGGGTATGGAACCTGGCGCCGGGAGCAACGATTGTTCTGCTGCTGATTGCGCTGCTGACGCTGACGCTGATCGGCAAAAAAGGGCTGCCCACCTAA